From a region of the Pontixanthobacter gangjinensis genome:
- a CDS encoding EAL domain-containing protein has translation MSKRGFLSRLNAVSHVRGSKQVARIDNAQRLELLDNFENLDLGWFWATDDGGRLIYLSESAASALGQTSSTLIGEILTGLFIPDKSDDPEKAERPLPFLMSARNSFADLSARVHVPNSSTEAWWSISGKPQFDEAGNFAGYRGGAKDITSARERNRDASRLAQYDVLTGLANRHRMEKRLTATLTAYKVAKRSCALMMLDLDRFKQVNDTLGHPAGDELLKQVAQRLTSLLGEAGEIGRIGGDEFQVLLPDMDDRGKLGELAQRVIQMVSQPYSIDGSRAIIGTSIGIAIAPYDGIEPGELISSADLALYAAKGGGRGQFRFYSSDLKDGAKMRKQIEEDLRDALQQDQLELHYQPIICAKNRTVRCFEALMRWNHPERGWISPSQFISIAEETGIISDIGEWAILRACRDAATWPGEMRVAVNVSAVQFANEEFDKVVELALAATNFDPNRLELEITESVFMSDPFATNRMFKRLKKIGVRLALDDFGTGYSSLGYLRDAPFDKIKIDQSFVRGSTEAGNNNSAIITAIISLAAALGMETVAEGVEALDELNLVTERGADLIQGFIFARAMNQVDILERLESGRLKFDPVGPAKHRSDRRTVFRKIGVIHEDHRYEAVLRNLSRTGAMIEGILNIPESTKLVLDLGEGQLAVAVVRRSDDATQGLEFEAPLVSDGADGLCTRHRISPYALAAAGMPLGALPPGHYPLIKNQNADGTPTLPQFMQIDMSAKSS, from the coding sequence ATGTCTAAACGCGGTTTCCTTTCCCGACTTAATGCAGTTTCGCATGTTAGAGGTTCAAAGCAGGTAGCTCGCATAGATAACGCGCAGCGCTTAGAATTGCTCGATAATTTCGAGAATCTTGATCTCGGCTGGTTCTGGGCCACCGATGATGGAGGTCGGCTTATTTATTTGTCTGAAAGCGCAGCGTCTGCTCTTGGCCAAACCAGCTCTACATTGATCGGCGAAATACTTACGGGCTTATTCATTCCTGACAAAAGTGATGATCCGGAAAAGGCGGAAAGACCACTTCCTTTTCTTATGAGCGCAAGGAACTCTTTTGCGGACCTTTCGGCGCGAGTGCATGTTCCAAACAGCTCGACTGAAGCGTGGTGGTCAATATCGGGCAAACCACAGTTTGACGAAGCCGGAAACTTCGCAGGGTATCGCGGTGGCGCGAAAGACATAACATCCGCGCGCGAACGCAACCGTGATGCATCGCGGCTGGCGCAATACGATGTGCTAACCGGGTTAGCCAATCGGCACAGGATGGAAAAGCGGCTAACCGCAACACTTACAGCGTATAAGGTGGCCAAGCGCAGTTGCGCTTTGATGATGCTGGATCTGGACCGTTTCAAGCAAGTAAACGACACCTTGGGCCACCCCGCAGGTGATGAGCTTTTGAAACAGGTGGCGCAGCGCCTGACCAGCCTATTGGGAGAAGCGGGCGAGATCGGCAGGATCGGCGGGGATGAATTCCAAGTCCTGCTGCCGGACATGGACGACCGCGGCAAACTGGGTGAATTGGCCCAACGTGTAATTCAAATGGTATCACAGCCATATTCGATTGACGGAAGCCGGGCGATTATCGGCACGTCAATCGGTATCGCAATCGCCCCTTATGATGGTATCGAGCCGGGCGAATTGATCAGCAGTGCTGATCTGGCACTTTATGCTGCCAAAGGCGGCGGGCGGGGACAATTTCGTTTCTATTCCAGCGACCTCAAAGACGGCGCTAAGATGCGTAAGCAGATCGAAGAGGATCTGCGAGACGCCCTGCAACAGGATCAGTTGGAACTGCATTATCAACCGATCATCTGCGCAAAAAATCGAACGGTGCGCTGCTTTGAAGCGTTAATGCGTTGGAATCATCCAGAGCGTGGCTGGATCAGCCCGTCTCAATTTATTTCGATTGCAGAAGAGACCGGCATAATTTCTGATATCGGTGAGTGGGCAATCCTGCGCGCATGCCGTGACGCTGCTACTTGGCCCGGTGAAATGAGGGTTGCTGTTAATGTTTCCGCTGTGCAATTCGCAAATGAGGAATTCGACAAGGTTGTCGAACTGGCATTGGCCGCAACCAACTTTGATCCAAACCGCCTTGAACTGGAAATAACCGAAAGCGTGTTCATGAGCGATCCTTTCGCTACGAACCGTATGTTCAAACGGCTGAAGAAAATTGGCGTCCGGTTGGCGTTGGACGATTTTGGAACCGGCTATTCCTCGCTTGGGTATCTGCGTGATGCACCCTTTGACAAGATAAAGATCGATCAGAGCTTCGTGCGCGGGTCGACAGAGGCTGGTAATAACAATTCTGCAATAATCACGGCCATTATCAGTCTGGCAGCCGCATTGGGTATGGAAACAGTGGCTGAAGGCGTTGAGGCGCTGGATGAACTTAATTTGGTGACAGAGCGAGGCGCTGATTTGATCCAGGGTTTCATCTTCGCCAGGGCAATGAATCAGGTCGATATCCTCGAGCGGCTTGAATCCGGACGGCTGAAGTTCGATCCGGTTGGTCCTGCAAAGCACAGGTCCGATCGTCGCACTGTATTCCGGAAGATCGGCGTGATTCATGAGGACCATCGCTACGAGGCTGTTTTGAGGAATCTATCGCGGACGGGCGCGATGATTGAAGGAATATTGAACATCCCCGAATCAACCAAATTGGTGCTTGATCTTGGCGAAGGCCAATTGGCAGTCGCGGTTGTGCGCCGATCGGATGATGCAACGCAAGGGCTTGAATTTGAGGCACCACTGGTCAGCGATGGCGCCGATGGATTGTGCACTCGCCACCGGATATCTCCCTATGCGTTGGCTGCCGCAGGGATGCCATTAGGGGCGTTACCTCCCGGCCATTATCCCCTCATCAAAAATCAGAATGCGGACGGCACACCAACACTCCCGCAATTCATGCAGATTGATATGAGCGCCAAGTCCAGTTAG